A window of the Tripterygium wilfordii isolate XIE 37 chromosome 12, ASM1340144v1, whole genome shotgun sequence genome harbors these coding sequences:
- the LOC120011464 gene encoding uncharacterized protein LOC120011464 isoform X1, translated as MGLGSNAMLVFVLLTVSLVASNGQGRTFIVGGSQGWRSGVNYTDWAIRNSPFYINDKLVFRYGPPSGRNPPHSVYLLPSLWNYGRCDFTGARLLANPRQGKGVGFTYVVDQWKVHYFASGEDNGRNCKDELMRFFVVPWPRPSE; from the exons ATGGGTCTCGGTAGTAATGCTATGCTAGTATTTGTCCTCCTAACAGTCTCTCTGGTGGCAAGTAATGGTCAGGGAAGAACATTTATTGTTGGAGGCTCTCAAGGGTGGCGCTCTGGCGTCAACTACACTGATTGGGCTATCCGAAACAGCCCCTTCTACATAAATGACAAACTTG TTTTCAGGTATGGTCCACCAAGTGGCAGGAACCCTCCACATAGTGTCTACTTACTACCGAGCCTATGGAACTATGGCAGGTGTGACTTCACGGGAGCAAGGCTTTTGGCGAACCCGAGACAAGGAAAGGGGGTGGGTTTTACATATGTGGTGGATCAATGGAAAGTTCACTACTTTGCCTCTGGTGAAGACAATGGAAGGAATTGCAAGGATGAGTTGATGAGGTTTTTCGTGGTGCCATGGCCGCGTCCCAGCGAATGA
- the LOC120011464 gene encoding uncharacterized protein LOC120011464 isoform X2, with the protein MGLGSNAMLVFVLLTVSLVASNGQGRTFIVGGSQGWRSGVNYTDWAIRNSPFYINDKLGDKSLLLSYIFSGMVHQVAGTLHIVSTYYRAYGTMAGVTSREQGFWRTRDKERGWVLHMWWINGKFTTLPLVKTMEGIARMS; encoded by the exons ATGGGTCTCGGTAGTAATGCTATGCTAGTATTTGTCCTCCTAACAGTCTCTCTGGTGGCAAGTAATGGTCAGGGAAGAACATTTATTGTTGGAGGCTCTCAAGGGTGGCGCTCTGGCGTCAACTACACTGATTGGGCTATCCGAAACAGCCCCTTCTACATAAATGACAAACTTGGTGACAAATCTCTCTTACTTAGTTACATA TTTTCAGGTATGGTCCACCAAGTGGCAGGAACCCTCCACATAGTGTCTACTTACTACCGAGCCTATGGAACTATGGCAGGTGTGACTTCACGGGAGCAAGGCTTTTGGCGAACCCGAGACAAGGAAAGGGGGTGGGTTTTACATATGTGGTGGATCAATGGAAAGTTCACTACTTTGCCTCTGGTGAAGACAATGGAAGGAATTGCAAGGATGAGTTGA